Proteins encoded by one window of Methanofastidiosum sp.:
- a CDS encoding cupin domain-containing protein, with protein MKIVKVSEQKIVETPHKVDVRKLYDSEKAQTMHITLKPGEALLKHITPVDVFFYVLEGKGIVEIGDEKEEVSPDSLIESPAKIPHRLMNQSDKVFRFLVVKIPRPTEQTKLL; from the coding sequence ATGAAAATAGTTAAAGTAAGTGAACAAAAGATAGTTGAAACCCCACATAAAGTGGATGTTAGAAAGTTATATGATTCTGAAAAAGCACAGACAATGCATATAACACTAAAACCAGGGGAGGCCCTTTTAAAACACATAACTCCTGTCGATGTATTCTTCTATGTACTTGAAGGAAAAGGAATCGTAGAAATTGGGGATGAGAAGGAAGAAGTAAGTCCTGATTCACTAATTGAGAGCCCTGCAAAGATTCCACACAGATTAATGAATCAAAGTGATAAAGTATTTCGTTTTCTTGTAGTTAAGATTCCAAGACCGACTGAGCAAACAAAATTACTTTAA
- a CDS encoding PAS domain-containing protein — MIGKIEGKILEAILETLPLEFSVLDEDDKVLAWNKHETRIFKRPEAALGRDVRQCHPERSLDKVEQIIGEMKEGICDKARFWIDIPIGKNGEEEKVMIEYYALRDKDGNYSGCLESSQNIASIQKLEGQKRLLD; from the coding sequence ATGATTGGAAAAATTGAAGGTAAAATACTTGAAGCAATTCTTGAGACCCTTCCACTTGAATTTTCGGTCCTTGATGAAGATGATAAAGTATTAGCTTGGAATAAACATGAGACAAGAATTTTTAAAAGGCCAGAAGCTGCCCTAGGAAGAGATGTTAGACAGTGCCATCCTGAAAGGAGTCTTGACAAAGTTGAGCAAATAATTGGAGAAATGAAAGAAGGTATATGCGATAAGGCAAGATTTTGGATTGACATACCTATTGGGAAAAATGGCGAAGAGGAAAAGGTAATGATTGAATACTATGCCCTAAGAGATAAAGATGGAAACTATTCGGGATGCCTCGAGTCAAGTCAAAATATTGCCTCAATCCAAAAATTAGAAGGGCAGAAAAGACTACTCGATTAA